The sequence below is a genomic window from Desulfuromonas sp. TF.
ATGCCGATGGTGGCGTAGATGATGTGAAAGCCGAGGGAGACGCCCATCAGGGCGCGGGCGGCGAGTACGTTGTCCATGGGCCGTATTCCTGTCCGTCCGGAAAAAAGATGTCCATCCGAAAAATATCGGATGGACATCAGTGTAGCATCGGAATGTATCTTTTCCACCGCCGCGAGAGGCTGATCCGTTCGGATTAACGCTGGCGACTGGGGATTCCGCCGACCTCGCCTACTGGGGGAGCAACGCGCAGCAAATGAGTTCCACTCGGCGGTTCTGAGCGCGTCCCTCCTCGGTGGAGTTGTCGGCGACCGGCTGGTATTCGCCGTAGCCTACGGCCTTGAGCTTTTTGGCGTCCATCCCATAGTTATCGATCAGCGCCTGACGCACGGCTTGGGCCCTCTGCTCTGAAAGCCGCTGGTTATATTCTTCTTTTCCCTTGCTGTCCGTATGTCCGGCGATAAGAATATAGGGGGCCTGGGCATTCTCACGGACGAAGGCTACCGCCTTTTCCAGTTCGGATCTGAATTCGGGCTTGATCACTGCCTTGTCAAA
It includes:
- a CDS encoding OmpA family protein — its product is DSDGDGVTDDRDQCPDTPKGVKVDDKGCPLDSDGDGVTDDRDQCPDTPKGVKVDDKGCPLDSDGDGVADDIDQCPNTPAGIVVDDKGCELKLTLHINFDFDKAVIKPEFRSELEKAVAFVRENAQAPYILIAGHTDSKGKEEYNQRLSEQRAQAVRQALIDNYGMDAKKLKAVGYGEYQPVADNSTEEGRAQNRRVELICCALLPQ